The Vicia villosa cultivar HV-30 ecotype Madison, WI linkage group LG1, Vvil1.0, whole genome shotgun sequence genome includes a region encoding these proteins:
- the LOC131616654 gene encoding pentatricopeptide repeat-containing protein At3g04760, chloroplastic-like — MNLQLQPQQPSMTTFSTQFLSHTLNFRNRTSRHSNPNFVTSSTPLLSEGNTNDRRTRINQERFRVNETRPKLDQNYDFRDTNLLKALRRSCKSGKYDESLYLLEQMVNRGYNPDVVLCTKLIKGFFNSKKIEKAIQVLEILEKHGEPDVFAYNAVITGFCKADRVDAANKVLDRMNKRGLAPDVVTYTILIGNLCGRSIDEAMKLFDEMLLRGLRPDAYTYTILLKSLLNEGKWEAGKSLMSDMLDKGCEPSSVTYNTLIGSLCRAGKIGEAENVLKNMKKRGLAPDVITYNILLKSLLNEGKWEAGKSLISDMSDKGCEPDSVTYNTLISAFCKEGKVNLAIEYLDNMISDGRLPDIDCYNLILASLRNSGQAGEALNIFEKLGKVGCPPNAISYDILFGALWCSGNKIRALRMILEMLSKGIDPDEFTYNSLICCLCRDGLVDQAIELLVDMMESHKFQPTVISYNAVIRGLCKVQRVIDAIEVLAAMNERGCLPNETTYRLLIQGIGFGGWRNDAMELANSLVNMGAISEDSFKRWNKTFILDLII, encoded by the coding sequence ATGAATCTCCAACTACAACCGCAACAACCATCAATGACAACATTTTCAACCCAATTCCTGTCACACACTCTCAATTTCAGAAACCGCACTTCTCGCCATTCAAACCCCAATTTCGTCACTTCCTCAACCCCACTTCTAAGCGAAGGCAACACTAATGACCGAAGAACAAGAATCAACCAAGAACGATTCAGGGTCAATGAAACAAGGCCCAAACTTGATCAAAATTATGACTTTCGAGACACCAATTTACTGAAAGCTCTCCGCAGGTCATGCAAATCAGGTAAGTACGATGAGTCTCTCTACTTACTTGAGCAAATGGTTAATAGGGGTTATAATCCTGATGTTGTTCTCTGCACAAAATTGATTAAGGGTTTTTTCAATTCTAAGAAAATCGAGAAAGCTATTCAGGTTTTGGAGATTTTGGAGAAGCACGGTGAGCCTGATGTTTTTGCTTATAATGCTGTTATAACCGGCTTTTGTAAAGCTGATAGAGTTGATGCTGCCAATAAGGTGCTTGATAGAATGAACAAGAGAGGTTTGGCTCCTGATGTTGTTACTTATACTATTCTTATTGGGAATCTTTGTGGGAGGAGTATTGATGAAGCTATGAAGCTTTTCGATGAGATGTTGTTGAGAGGGCTTCGACCTGATGCATATACTTATACTATTCTGTTGAAGAGTCTTTTGAATGAAGGGAAATGGGAAGCGGGGAAGAGTTTGATGTCGGATATGTTGGATAAAGGTTGTGAGCCGAGTTCTGTGACATACAACACGTTGATTGGCTCGCTTTGTCGTGCTGGTAAAATTGGCGAGGCTGAGAATGTATTGAAGAATATGAAGAAGAGAGGTTTGGCTCCTGATGTTATTACTTATAATATTCTGTTGAAGAGTCTTTTGAATGAAGGGAAATGGGAAGCGGGGAAGAGTTTGATATCGGATATGTCGGATAAAGGTTGTGAGCCGGATTCTGTGACATACAACACGTTGATTTCTGCTttttgcaaagaaggaaaagtaaATTTGGCTATAGAGTATTTGGATAACATGATATCAGATGGTCGTTTGCCTGATATTGATTGCTATAACTTGATCTTGGCTTCTCTGCGTAACAGTGGACAGGCTGGTGAGGCTTTGAACATCTTTGAGAAGCTCGGTAAAGTGGGTTGTCCTCCAAATGCAATTTCGTATGATATATTGTTTGGTGCATTGTGGTGCAGCGGCAATAAAATTAGAGCGTTACGGATGATTCTGGAGATGTTAAGCAAAGGCATTGATCCTGATGAGTTCACCTATAATTCACTTATTTGTTGCTTGTGCCGAGATGGATTGGTGGATCAGGCAATTGAGTTGCTGGTTGACATGATGGAGAGTCACAAGTTTCAGCCTACTGTTATTAGTTACAATGCTGTTATTCGTGGATTGTGCAAGGTGCAAAGAGTCATAGATGCTATTGAGGTGCTTGCTGCTATGAATGAGAGAGGATGCTTGCCAAATGAAACAACCTACAGATTGTTGATTCAAGGGATTGGTTTTGGAGGATGGCGAAATGACGCGATGGAGTTGGCTAACTCACTTGTTAACATGGGTGCTATATCGGAAGATTCATTCAAACGTTGGAACAAAACGTTTATTTTAGACTTAATCATTTGA